One segment of Leguminivora glycinivorella isolate SPB_JAAS2020 chromosome 12, LegGlyc_1.1, whole genome shotgun sequence DNA contains the following:
- the LOC125231999 gene encoding uncharacterized protein LOC125231999 has translation MQWFGDRSRNSALHHSRRSHIPNIPRLAAAAIAVRPPQNYRKNAAVSAIQLLHKYADVRRLKWGDRVFDKNQRMSGEQTARPQTAILFQKFDNPFTSKLRFY, from the exons ATGCAGTGGTTCGGCGACCGAAGTCGCAATTCTGCGCTGCACCACTCGAGACGAAGCCACATTCCGAACATTCCTCgtctcgccgccgccgccattGCCGTTCGCCCACCGCAGAACTACAGGAAGAATGCTGCCGTATCCGCGATTCAACTGCTTCACAAATATGCCGAT GTGCGTCGACTGAAGTGGGGAGATCGGGTTTTTGACAAGAACCAGAGGATGTCTGGAGAGCAGACAGCGCGGCCTCAGACGGCAATACTCTTTCAAAAGTTCGACAACCCATTTACATCTAAATTGAGGTTctattaa